The genomic stretch CACTGCTCGCTCCGTTTGATACCGTGGATGCCGCTGCTGCCGCTGTTCCCGCCATCATGGCGCGCGGCGTGGTGCCCTGCGCGCTCGAATTCATGGAGCAGGATTGCCTCAAGGCCATCGAAGAGCATCGCGGCACTCATGTGCGCTTTTCCGACAAAGCCGCCGTGTTGCTGATCGAAGTCGACGGCAATCAGGAGGCCGCGCTGGATGCCGATATGGAAATTATCGCCGAAGTGCTCGATGAGCAGGGTGCGGTGGATGTGTTCCTCGCCGAGACCGCCGCGCAGCAGACCGAAATCTGGGATCTTCGCCGCAGCGCCGGAGAATCGGTCAAGTCCATCTGTGCCTACAAAGAGGAGGACACGGTCGTTCCGCGCTCCAATCTGCCCGCGCTGGTCAAAGGCGTCCATGAGATCTGCAATCGCTGGGGCTTAAGGATGATCTGCTACGGCCATGCCGGAGACGGCAACCTGCACTGCAACATCCTCAAGGCCGATCTTTCCGATGACAAGTGGGAGAATGAACTCCCCGCCGCCATCGAGCAGGTCTTCCGCCTCACCGTGAGCCTCGGAGGCACCATTTCCGGCGAGCATGGTATCGGTCATGTTCAGCGGCGCTACGTCGCTCTGGCCCAGAGCCCCGCCGAATTGGAGGCTCAGAGACGGTTGAAGCAGGCCCTCGACCCTGTCGGCATCTTCAACCCCGGAAAAGCCCTTCCGGATTGACGTTGTGATGTGGGGCTTGATTTTAAGCTGGGAATGTTGTAATTTCAAAGCTTGCAACCTACGCCCCCGTAGCTCAGATGGATAGAGCGAGAGTTTCCTAAACTCTGCGTCGGAGGTTCGAGTCCTCTCGGGGGTACAGCCCGACGGAATAAGAACACCTGACCCGTCGGCGGAAGTAATGACAGCGCGGCCATTGGCCCCGATTGACCAAACGAGATAGCCTTGAGGAATGGAATGAGCAAAGTAACTTCTGCGAAAACAAAAGGTCGCCTGACCAAGAAGGAACTGAAGCAGGACAAGTTAGTCGAGTTTACGTACAAGGCAGAGGCGTTCTACGCCACCCACCAAAGGCTCGTCCTCGGTGTCGTCGGCGGAGTCGTCGTCGTCATTCTCGGCGTCATCCTGCTGCGCCATACCATCCAAAATGCTCGCCTCGAAGAGAGCTACGATCTGACCATCGCCAAGATGCAGTTCGGCTCGGGCAAGTACGAGGACGCCCGCACGGCCTTCCAGAAGGTCATCGGCGAAGGCGGTTCGGCTGCCGGCGAAGCCAAGTACTTCCTTGCCCGCATTGCCTTTGAAAAAGGTAACTTTACTCAGGCTGCTGATGAATTCAAAGGTTATTTGAAGGACTTCTCGGTAGATGACCAGATGGACTGCGCCGCCATGGCCGGTCTGGCGGCCACCTACGAAGCCCAGGGCAATGACTCCGAAGCTGCCAAAGTGTATGAAGAAACGGCAGAAAAATACTCCAAGAACGTTTACGCTTCTCAGGCACTCTATCAGGCTTCCCGCATTTATCTGAAATTGGGACAGAAAGATAAAGCAGTTCACGATCTTCAGCAGATCCGCGACAAATATGCTGAAGCATCGATCACTCCGCAGGCCAAACGCGACCTCGACAACCTCGAGTAACTGCTGCTTGTTTGCTTTTCGTCCATTTTTTCCGTATATTTAGGTGTTTTCAAAGAGTGGGCCACGCCCACTTTTTATTTACCCTATGTCGAAACTTTAGTTTACCCTTGCCGCATTCCTCTAACCGGCTCGAGTCCGAAATCCGTCAATTGTTCGAAGATGAGGGCATCATTCTCCTCGAGTTCAACACTTCAGGACATGCTGGCCGCCTCATGCTGCGTGCCGTCGCCGACCGCCGCAGCGGTGCCGTTTCCATTGACGATTGTGTCCGTCTCACCCGGGAAATTCAACATCTGATCACCGAAAAGCGTCTGCTGGCCGAAGAATACCGGCTGGAAGTCAGCTCGCCGGGCCTCGACTATCCCCTTCGTGAAGAATGGCAGTTTGTCAAGAACGTGGGACGATTGCTCAAAGTGCAGGTCCCGGGGGAGAAGGGACCCAAGGAAATTAGCGGCCGACTGATGTCCGCCAACCTCGACGGCATTGCCCTGACGGCTGAGAAGACGGAATGGAAGTTGAGTTATAGCGATGTGCTGTCGGCACATGTTCTCCCAGAGTTCAAACCACCACGTATGGAGTCGAAGTGATGAACGCTCCCATCGTTGAAGCGGTCAGCCAGATCCTCCGCGAAAAAAACATTGATAAAGACGTGTTTCAGGAGATCATCGAAGGCGTATTCCTTTCCATGATCAAGAAGAAATACGGCAGCGCCGATAATTTCAATGTGATTTTCAACCTGGAAAAGGGCGACATCGAAATCTTCTGCGAGAAGACCATCGTGGATGATGACGATCTCACCGATCCGGTCACGCAGATTCCCCTCTCCCGTGCCCTGACTCTGGATCCGGATCTGGATATTGACGATCAATACGCCGAACTGGTCCCGCTGAACGATTTTGGCCGCCGCCTTGTGACGTCCGCACGGCAGAATCTGACGCAGAAGATCAAAGAGATCGAGAAAGAGAATATCTATTCCGAATTCTCTGCCCGCGTCGGTGAAGTCGTCTCCGGTGAAATCCACCAGATCAACCGCCGCGAAATCCGTGTCAATCTCGACCGCCACGATGCTCTGCTGCCCAAAAATGAGCAGATCTACAACGAAAAATACGTACGCGGCAAAGGCATTCGCGCTATCATCAAGGAAGTCCGCCGCACCACCAAGGAGCCGGAGATTATTCTCTCCCGCGCCGATGGCATGTTCGTGCGCCGCCTGTTTGAACTTGAAGTGCCTGAAATCTTCGACAACATCATCGAAATCAAAGGCATCGTCCGCGAAGCCGGCGACCGCACCAAGATCGCCGTCATGAGCCACGATAAGCGCATTGACCCCGTCGGCGCCTGCGTGGGCATGAAGGGTGTGCGTATTCAGGCTGTGGTCCGGGAACTGAACAACGAGAAAATCGATATAGTACATTGGAGCCCCGATGCGGAGATCTTCATCAAGCGCGCAATGGCGCCGGTGACTCCGCTGCTGGTAATGGTCGATGAAGAGGCCCGCTCGGCCTCGGTGGTAGTGCCGGACGACCAGATTCAGTTCGCCATTGGCCGCCGCGGGCAGAATATCCGCCTCGCATCCCAGCTCACAGGCTACCAGATTGAGCCCATCAAGGAATCGGAATATCTTGCCCCCGAAGAACTCTCCGTCGCGGAAGTGGTTGAACTGTCCGATGACGTCAAAGAGAAGCTCAAGGGCGCAGGGTACGAGTCCGCCGAATCCGTCCTCGATGCCGGAGCCGAGAAGCTCCGCGAAATCGAAGGCATGGATGAGGAGATGGTGCGCCACACTCTGGAAGTATTGAGCACCTATTTTGAAGAAGCGAATGACAAGGATTCCGACCGCAGCGAGCACTCCGAGGCGGAGAACTTGCAGGAAGTTCATGCCGGTTCCGAGCACGAGCACGAACATGAGTCGGATGGCCGCCCGAATGCGGCGGAATCGGAAGGATAACGAGGCAATACTGCGTGACCGCTGAAAAGCAGAAGAAGGTTTATCAGGTCGCAAAAGAATTGAATGTTGCGACACCGGCCATCGTCGAGTTTCTCGAGGACCGGGGTTTTGACGTGCCCAAAAAGCACATGTCGGCCCTCACCGAAGAAATGTACGTGGAGGTGATCAAGAAGTTTGATCCCGCCCGGTGGCAGCGTCAACTCGAAGATGAAACCCGCGTCATAGACGATAACCGTCGTGCCGAGGCGGAACGCGCGCGGACCGAGCAATCACTCAAAATTCTCGATGATCTGGCGACACAGGCGACGGAAGCCGCCGAAACGCTCATCCGCCAGGTTCAGGAACAGAAGCAGGAGCGGGCGCGCAAGGCTCAGCAGCAGACCGAACAGCAGGATTCCGAGAAGATCGCCGAGGAGCGCCGAATCGCCGAAGACGCGGAACGCGCCCGTCAGGTCGCCGAGGAAAACGAGCGCCGTGAAGCCGAACGCCGCGAAGCGGAACGCATCGAAGCCGAGCGCCGGGAATCCGAACGCGCCGAAGCCGAACGTCTCGCTGCTCAAAAGCCCACCGAGGCTCAGGGTCGCCAGCCTGCCGCTCCCGCAGCAGAACAGCCGCCGCGCGCGCCCTATCAACCTTCCTCCCGTGATCAGGAGCCCAGAAGGCCCCGCACGCCGCAGGATGGGCGCGACAGCCGCCCGCAGGGACCGGGTGGAGATCGCCCGCGTTATCAGGGACCGCAAGGTCAGGGACAAGGCCGCCCCGGTGACGGTCGTCCGCAAGGACCGGGGGGAGATCGTCCACGTTATCAGGGACAAGGTCAGGGGCAAGGTCGCCCCGGTGAAGGCCGTCCGCAGGGTCCGGGTGGAGATCGCCCGCGTTATCAGGGGCCGCAAGGACAGGGACAAGGCCGTCCGGGTGAAGGCCGTCCGCAGGGTCAGGGCCGTCCCGGTGACGGTGGCAGACCGCAGGGTCCGCCGCGCACCGGTGAAGCCGGCAGACCGCAAGGTGGTCCGCCGCGTCCGGGTGCCCCCGAACGTCCGGGTGCTCCAAGGCCGCCGCTGAACAAGCCCAAGGAAGGACCGCCGCGCCGCCGTCCTACCAAAGAAGATATTGAGGCTCTGGAAAAGCAGAAGAAACTGCTGGCCGCCCAGAAGTCCGAAAAATACCGTAAAGTTACGGTTGAGGAACTCGACAGCCCGGCCCGCCGCAAGCAGCGTCGCAAGCGCGTGGACCAGAAGGAAGTGGCCGCTACAATTAAGCAGACTCTGGCTTCGATGGATGCGTCCAAGAAGCAGCGCCATCGCCGCCGCGAACGCGGTACGGAGGTCCTCGCGGAAGACGATAACAAGTTGCGCTTGACCGAATTCGTCACCACGTCGGAACTGGCCAATCTCATGGGGGTGGAATTCAGCGACGTCATCGCCAAGTTCCTCAGCATGGGCAAGCTCGTGTCCATCAATCAGCGTCTCGATAAGGACCTGATCGAGTTGATCGCCGACGAGTTCGGATTCGAAGTCGAATTCACCACGGGTAAGGAAGAAGAGGAGATTGAGGAAGAAGAAGCCGAAGCTCCGGAAGACCTCATCCCGCGTCCGCCCGTTGTGACCGTCATGGGCCACGTCGATCACGGCAAGACCACGCTCCTCGATTACCTGCGCAAGACGTCCGTCACCGCCGGCGAAAGCGGCGGCATTACGCAGCACATGGGCGCGTACGAACTCGTCTACCACGACCGCTCCATCACCTTCCTCGACACCCCCGGCCACGAAGCCTTTACCGCCATGCGTGCCCGCGGCGCGCAGATTACAGACATCGTGATTCTCGTGGTCGCCGCCGACGATCAGGTGCGTCCGCAGACGCTCGAAGCCATCAGCCACGCGCAGTCCGCCGGTGTGCCGATTGTCGTCGCCATTAACAAGGTCGACAAACCCAGCGCCGATCCAGAACGCGTCCGCCAGCAGCTCGCGGAGCACAATGTGCTCGTCGAGCAGTGGGGCGGCAAGGTGCAGAGTGCCGAGATCTCCGCCAAGTTCGGCCAGGGTCTCGACAACCTGCTCGATGAAGTGCTGCTCTGCGCCGATTTGCTCGAACTGAAATCCAATCCCAACCGCCATGCCCGCGCCACGGTGCTCGAGAATCGTCTCGACAAGGGCCGCGGTATTGTGGCTACCGTCATCGTTACGGCGGGAACGCTGCGTGTCGGTGACAACTTCGTCGCCGGACAGCAATACGGCAAGGTGCGTCTGCTGCTGAATGAGTGGGGCGAGAGCAGGGATAAGGCTTTCCCCGGTCATCCCATTCAGGTCATCGGTTTCTCCGGTGCGCCGCAGCCCGGTGATACCTTCGTCGTCTTCGAGAGTGAACGTGAAGTCAAGGAGATCGCCATGCGCCGGCAGATCCTGCAGCGCGAGCAGACCTTCCGCCAGATCCACATGCTCAGTCTCGATCAGATATCCCAGCGCATCAAGGAAGGCGGCGTCCGTGAGTTGTCCCTGATCATCAAGGGCGACGCCGACGGTTCCGTCGAAGCCATTTCCGATACTCTTCAGCGTTTGGGCACCAGTGAAGTCGCCGTGCGCATCGTGCACCGCGGCGTCGGCGCCATTTCCGAGAGTGACGTGCTGTTGGCCTCCGCCACCGGCTCGATCATCCTCGGTTTCCACGTGCATCCCAATATCAAGGCGCGTGAACTGGCGGGCCGCGAGCAGGTCGACATCCGCGTTTACCGCGTGATTTACGAAATGGAAGATGACATCCGCGCCGCGCTCGAGGGCATGTTGGCTCCCGATACGCGTGAGGACGTCGTCGGCCTCGTCGAGATCCGCGAGCTGTTCGTCATTCCCAAAATCGGCACCATCGCCGGCAGTTTCGTGGTCTCCGGAAAAATCCTTCGCAGCAGTCAGGTTCGCCTGCTGCGCGATGGACGCGAAATCTGGCGCGGCAAGCTCTCCTCGCTGCGCCGCTTCAAGGATGACGTGCGCGAAGTCAAGCAAGGTTTCGATTGCGGTATCGGCCTCGACGGCAATCCCGAAATCAAGCCCAACGATACGCTCGAAGTCTTTGAGGTCGTCGAAGTCAAGCGGAAGCTCGAACAGACGTCGGCATGAAGCACTGCCTCGGCCTGCTGACGGCCGAACTGCACTTTGAAACCAGCCACTCGTTGAAGGACCGCCGCAGCCTGATGACGTCCATTAAGGAACGCCTGCGCCACCGGTTCAATGTCTCCGTCGCCGAAGCGGACTTTGGCGACAAGTGGCAGCGCGGCGGACTGATCGTGTCCTGTGCCGGCTCCGCCGCGGCGCAAGTGGAAGAGTCGTTGCGCGCGGTTCTGTCCTTTGTCGAAAATGATCCGCGCCTGCTGGTCATTGATTCTCAAATCCGTTTCTACGAGTAAGCAAGCCGATGCGCAGACCCGATGCCCCCAATGGCAAAAAACGCCCGCTCCGGATCGCCGCCGAAATTCTGCGCGACTTGCCGGAGATTCTGCGCGCCCAAGTGGATCTGCCCGACGGCGTGATGGTCAGCATCACCGATGTCGAAGTGAACGACGACCTCACCACGGCGAAGATCTTCTTCAGCGTCTTCGGGGGCGACGAAACCCGCACCGGACCCTACGTCCAGAAGCTGCTCAACGCGCGCAAGGGTGCCGTGCGCCACGAAATCGCCCAGCGCCTCGTCATGCGCCAGCACCCCGAAGTGCGGTTCATCTATGATGAAACGCCCGCCCGCGCCGCGCACATCGAGGAACTGCTTAAGAAGGCTCGCGAAATCCAAAGTCCTGAAGACGGCGGAGAGAACGCGTGATCTTTGCTCCGGCGGACCTCGACGCGTTTAAGCAGGCGGTGCGCGGAGCCCGTGTGCTGATCTCCACGCATATTCATCCCGATCCCGATGCCATCGGTTCCGCCCTTGCCGTGCGTGAAATGCTGCTGCAACTCGGCGCGGACCCGCAGGTGCTCCTTGGCGATGACGTACCCGCGCGGCTCACGTTGCTCCCCGGCGCGGAGCACATCATTTCCTTTCCCAAAACAGCGGTCAGCGAGAGCTTTCACGTGGCCGTTGTGGTGGATGCCGGCGGTCTGTCCCGTATCGGAGATGTGCAGCATCTGATCGCCTCCGGCGCGCTGATCGTGAATATCGACCATCACTTTTCCAACGATGACTTCGGCGCCGTCAATTTCGTCAGTCAGCACTGCGCGGCTACAGCCGAGATGCTGTATGACCTGCTTCGCGCGCTGGACCTGGATCTGACGCAGAGCATCGCCAATAATCTGTTTGCCGGTCTGCTCACCGACACGGGCCGCTTCCGCTATTCCAACACCACGGCAAGCGTGTACCGTATGGCGGCGGACCTGACCGATGCCGGCGCGGAAATCTTCCGCATCACCGATGCCATGTATTACGACATCGCTCCTGCGGACGTGCGCTCCATGGGCGCGATCTACTCTACCCTCGAACTGTTCGCCGACGGCGCCATCAGCACGCTGTTTACGCGCCTCGAACATCTCGTGGAAGACCCCGATACGGTGGTGGACACCGCTCTTTCCATTCGCGGCGTAAAGGTTGCCGTCCTGATGAGTGAAACGTGGGAAGGCAAGATCCGCGTCTCGCTGCGCTCCAAAAGCCACGTCAATGTTGCCGTCATTGCCGAGAGTCTCGGCGGCGGCGGGCATGAAAAGGCGGCGGGCTTCCGGATGCGCGGCACCCTCGAATCGGTGCGCGAGCGCCTGATTCCCATTTTGCTGTCTGCGCTGGAAATGACTCCGGACACCGTGTCCATCGAACAGGTGTGAAAGCACCCGGCCTCATCCTGTCGGTGAACAAGCCGCTGGGATGGACGTCTTTCGACGTCGTCAACAAACTGCGCGGCGCGCTGCGCTACAAAAGTGTCGGACACGCGGGGACCCTCGATCCGGCTGCGGATGGTGTGCTGATTGTGCTCTGCGGCGAAGCCACGGCCCGCTCCGGCGAGTTTATGGATCTGCCCAAGCGGTACCGCGCTCGCATCCGTCTCGGCATCACGACTCCCAGCGACGATCTCGAAGGCGTGGATAGTCCCGCAGTGCCCCTTGATGACTGGAATGAAGCGCGCATTGCCGCCGCGCTCGCGGAGTTCGTCGGCAATATCGAGCAGGTTCCCCCCGCCGTTTCCGCGGTGAAAGTCGCCGGTCGCCGCAGTTATAAACTGGCGCGTGCCGGACAGGCGGTGGATCTGGCTCCCCGTCCGGTGCAGGTCTATGAAGCGCGCGTGCTCGGCGCCTGTAACCCCGACGTCGATGTGGTGATTTCCTGCTCTCGCGGGACATACATTCGTTCCATTGCGCGGGACCTTGGAGCCCGGCTTGAAGTGGGCGGCACGCTGGCAGGATTGACACGGTTGGCCATCGGTCCCTACCGGATCGAGCAGGCTCTCCCGCTGTCGGAGATTTTGAAACGTTCGTTTGAGTTCGCATCCGGATAAGAGATGGAAATATTTCGCGGTCCCTGGTCAAACTTTGTTGATGTTCGCGATTCGGCGGTGACGGTAGGCTTTTTCGACGGCGTGCATGTCGGGCACAGGGCGATTCTCGATGCGCTGATCACGGACGCCAAGGCCCAGAGTCTGCGGAGTGTCGTGCTCACGTTCGACACCCATCCTCGCCATGTGCTGCGCGAAACCAATGCGCCCATTGGCCTGCTGACGACTCCCGAAGAGAAGATCGCCCTGCTTTCCCGGACCGGCGTGGATCAGGCGTTGGTTGTCCATTTCGATCCCACCCTTGCGCAGATGAGCGCGGCGGATTTCGTGCAGATCGTCCTCAAGGGACGCATCGGCATGAAGAAAATCGTCATCGGCTACAATCACGGCTTCGGCAAGGGCCGCATGGGCGACCGCGAAACGCTCATCGCCATGTCCCGCCAGCTCGGGTTCTCGGTGGACGTTGTCAACCCCACTCGCGTCAATGACACCATCGTCTCGTCCACCTACCTTCGGGAATTGATCGCCGACGGCCAGGTGGCTGTGGCGGCGGAGGGGCTTGGCCGCTACTATTCCATCCGCGGCATGGTGATTCACGGCTACGGACGCGGCAAGCGACTCAACTGGCCCACCGCCAATCTCGGCCTCGTGTCTCCCGGAAAACTGAGCCCCCGCGACGGCATTTATGCCGGGCTGGCCCGCTTGCGCGACGAGACCTTCCCCGCCGCGATTTCCATCGGCTACAATCCGACCTTCACCGAAGGCAAGCATTCCCTCGAAGCTCACCTCATCGACTTCGACCGGAATATTTACGACGAAGAATTGGAACTGGAATTCGTGGAGCGCATCCGCAGCGAGAAAAAATTCTCCTCGGAGACGGAACTCTCGAAGCAGATCGCCGCGGACGTTCAAGCCTGCGCCGATCTCCTGACGTCGCGCGGACTCGTCCGCCGCGTCTCCTGAGATTTCCGCCGGTCAATTCGACAGAACAAATCACAACTACAAGCATACAACGTACAAGAGGAAACAATGTCCGTCACGGCCACCGAGCGCACGTCGGTTATCGAGAAGTTTGCGCAGCAGAAAGGTGACACGGGAAGCCCCGAGGTTCAGGTTGCCTTACTGACGCAGAGAATCAACGATCTGACTGAGCATCTCAAAGTCCACAAGAAGGACAAGCACTCCCGCCGAGGCTTGATGCTGATGGTGGGGCAGCGCAGACGCCTGCTCACTTACCTCACAAGAAAAGACATTACACGTTACAGAAAGCTCGTCGAGGCCCTCGAACTGCGCCGCTGACGAAAAAGAAGCAGAAGAAGAAGTGGAGAAGAAGAGAATGGTATTCAGAAAAAGCATGGAGCTGGGCGGCCTGACCCTGACACTGGAAACCGGTCGTGTGGCCAAACAGGCGGACGGCTCATGCTGGCTGACCTACGGCGACACAGTGGTGATGGCGACGGTGGTCGCGAACCTCGATGCGGAGACCGATGCGGATTTCTTGCCCTTAAGTGTGGACTATCGTGAGAAACTTTACGCTGTGGGCCGCATCCCGGGCGGGTTTTTCAAGCGCGAAGGACGGCCTTCCGAAAAGGAAATTCTCAGCGCCCGTTTGACGGATCGCCCTATCCGCCCCCTCTTTCCCGATGGCTTCCATCAGGAAATGCAGGTGATGATCAACGTGCTCTCCTCCGACGGCGAGCATGATCCCGATGTCCTCGGCACCCTTGCCACCTCCGCCGCCCTGAGCCTGTCCGAAGTGCCCTTCCTGGGCCCGGTCGGTTCCGTGCGCATGGGTCTCATCGGCGGCGAGTATGTCGTCAATCCCACGTACAAGCAGCTCGAAGAATCCGTGCTCGACCTCGTGGTGTCCGGCACCGAAGATTCGATTATCATGATCGAAGGCGAAGCCAAGGAAGTCTCCGAGGACGTGTTCCTCGAAGGCATCGCCCGCGCCCACGCTGAGATCAAGCGCCTTGTCGCCCTTCAAAAGGAACTCATGGCCGAAGCCGGCCAGCCGAAGCGCGAGTTTTCCGGCCCGGAACGCAATACGGATCTGGATGCCATCCTCGAACGCACGTTCGGCAAGCGCGTGACCGAGTCCTGCACGATCCTCGAGAAGAAGGAACGCCGCGACGCGTGGAAGGAAATCGAAATGGACGCCATTGAGGCGACCATCGAGAAGTTTCCCGACACCGAAAAATACGTCAAGCAGTGGGTGCATGACGCCACGCAGAAAGTCGTTCGCAAGAACACTGTGAAGGGCCGCCGCCTCGATGGCCGCAAGACCACCGAAATCCGTCCCATCACCGTGGAAGTCGACCTGCTTCCCCGCACGCACGGCAGCGCGCTCTTTACGCGCGGCCAGACCCAGGCTCTCGCCACCGTGACCCTCGGCGTCAAGTTCGACGAGCAGCGCGTGGACGGCCTCGACGGCGTCTACACCAAGCCGTATCTGCTGCACTATAATTTCCCGCCGTTTTCCGTCGGTGAAATTCGCAAGTTCCTCGGCCAGTCCCGCCGCGAAGTCGGCCACGGCAACCTTGCCTGGCGCGCGCTGCATTCGGTGCTGCCCTCCTGGGAAGATTTCCCTTATACGATCCGCGTGGTCTCCGAAGTTCTCGAGTCCAACGGGTCCTCGTCGATGGCCACGGTCTGCGGCGGCTGCGTCGCGCTCGAAGCCGCCGGCGTTCCCATCAAGAAGCCGGTCGCCGGTATCGCCATGGGCCTCATCAAGGAAGGATCTGATATCGCGATTCTCTCCGACATCCTCGGCGATGAAGATCACCTCGGCGACATGGACTTCAAAGTCACCGGTACGGCGGACGGAATTTCCGCCTGCCAGATGGATATCAAGATCAAGGGGATTTCTCTGGAACTGATGAAGACCGCCATTCAGCAGGCCCGCAACGGCATCCAGTTCATCCTCGGCAAGATGGCCGAAGCCATGCCCGAGCCGCGCAAAGAGATCTCCGAATACGCTCCGCGTATCGAGTTCATCAAGGTCGACCCGGACAAGATCGGTCTCATCATCGGCCCCGGCGGCAAGACGATTCGCGACATCATCGCCCGCTCGGAAGCGTCCATCGACATCGAAGACGACGGCACCATCTGTATTTCCTCTTCCAATTCCGCCAAGGTGCAGGCGGCCGTGGATATTATCCGCGGGATGGTCGAGATGCCCGAAGTGGGCAAGGTTTATCACGGCAAGGTCAAAAAGATTACCGACTTTGGCGCCTTTGTTGAGATTCTTCCCGGACGGGAAGGTCTGCTCCACATTAGCGAAATCGAACACCATCGCATTCGGAAGGTCAGCGACCACCTGAATGTCGGCGATGAAGTCGATGTGAAACTGGTGAATGTGGATCCTATGGGCAAGTTGGATCTTTCTCGCCGCGCCTTGCTGCCTGTTCCCGAAGGTATGGAGGAACAGCCGCCGCGAGGTCCGCGTCCGGAGCGTTCGTCGTCTTCCCATCACGGCAAGCGTGAAGAGGGCGGGGAGCACGGCGGCAGACGCCCGCATAAACCATCTAAGGTGGACGACTAAGGAATTGTGACGACCTCTCCATTCTATCAAAAAACGGTGTTGCCCAACGGGCTGCGCGTCGTGACGGAAAAGATCCCCGGCGTGCGGTCCGCCTCCCTGGGCATATGGGTCTCGGTTGGTTCTCGACATGAGACCCCGGCTGAGAACGGCATTTCTCACTTTATCGAACACATGGCGTTCAAAGGCACGGAAACCCGCAGTGCCCTGGACATTGCCCGCACGGTGGAGCAGGGGGGGGGCTATATCAATGCCTTCACCAGCAAGGAGCTGACCTGCTTCCATGTGCATGTGCTCGATGAGCGACTCCCGAGCGCGCTCGACATCCTGGCCGATATTCTGCGGGATTCCGTTTGTGATCCCGCCGAAATGGAAAAGGAAAAACAGGTGATCCTCGACGAAATCCGCGATCACGAGGATATGCCTGACGACGTGGCTCATGAGCGTTTCGTAAAGGCCCTTTTCAACCCGCACCCGCTTGCCCAGCCGATTCTCGGCCCGCCGGAGAACATTCGCGGTTTCTCCCGGGACGATGTGCTGAAATTTGTCAGTCAGCACTATCTGCCGGATAGAATGGTGGTCGCCGCCGCGGGGCACGTCAACCACGCGGCCATCGTGAAACGTGTGGCGCAGGCGCTCGATCTCAGCGGCAAGAGCAAAATCCGCCGCGATCCTGCCAGCACGAATCATCACAATCACATCGAGCGCATCAGCCGTCCGATTCAGCAGGCGCACATGGTCATCGGTACGTCCGGACTTCCGTACAACCATCCGGACCGCCTGACGCTCTCCATCATGAATACGATCCTCGGCGGCGGCATGTCCTCGCGTCTGTTTCAGAACATCCGCGAGAAGCATGGCATCGCCTACTCGATCTATTGTTTCACCGAAATGTTCGCCGACTCCGGTCTGTGGGGAGTTTATCTCGCCACAGATCCGGAGCGGGTGGAACGCGCGCGGGAAATGGTCATTGCCGAACTCAAGGATCTCGCCTCCAAGCCTCTCCCCAAAGAGGAAATCGACGGCGTGAAGACCGGACTTAAGGGCAACATCATGCTCGGGCTGGAAAGTGTGTCCAGTCGCATGATGCGTCTCGGGCGGATGGAAGTTTACCTCGGCCGCTATCAGACTCTGCAGGATGTGAGTCAGCAGATTGATGCCGTCACTCCCAAGCGCGTCTATGATCTGGTCAACCGTCTGATCGACGAGGACAATCTGATTACCACGATTGTCCAGCCCGAGCAGACGAAGAAGACGAAGAGCAAGGCCAAGGCAAAGCCAAAGGCGGCCGTTCTGCCGAA from bacterium encodes the following:
- a CDS encoding bifunctional riboflavin kinase/FAD synthetase codes for the protein MEIFRGPWSNFVDVRDSAVTVGFFDGVHVGHRAILDALITDAKAQSLRSVVLTFDTHPRHVLRETNAPIGLLTTPEEKIALLSRTGVDQALVVHFDPTLAQMSAADFVQIVLKGRIGMKKIVIGYNHGFGKGRMGDRETLIAMSRQLGFSVDVVNPTRVNDTIVSSTYLRELIADGQVAVAAEGLGRYYSIRGMVIHGYGRGKRLNWPTANLGLVSPGKLSPRDGIYAGLARLRDETFPAAISIGYNPTFTEGKHSLEAHLIDFDRNIYDEELELEFVERIRSEKKFSSETELSKQIAADVQACADLLTSRGLVRRVS
- the rpsO gene encoding 30S ribosomal protein S15 — protein: MSVTATERTSVIEKFAQQKGDTGSPEVQVALLTQRINDLTEHLKVHKKDKHSRRGLMLMVGQRRRLLTYLTRKDITRYRKLVEALELRR
- a CDS encoding polyribonucleotide nucleotidyltransferase, translating into MVFRKSMELGGLTLTLETGRVAKQADGSCWLTYGDTVVMATVVANLDAETDADFLPLSVDYREKLYAVGRIPGGFFKREGRPSEKEILSARLTDRPIRPLFPDGFHQEMQVMINVLSSDGEHDPDVLGTLATSAALSLSEVPFLGPVGSVRMGLIGGEYVVNPTYKQLEESVLDLVVSGTEDSIIMIEGEAKEVSEDVFLEGIARAHAEIKRLVALQKELMAEAGQPKREFSGPERNTDLDAILERTFGKRVTESCTILEKKERRDAWKEIEMDAIEATIEKFPDTEKYVKQWVHDATQKVVRKNTVKGRRLDGRKTTEIRPITVEVDLLPRTHGSALFTRGQTQALATVTLGVKFDEQRVDGLDGVYTKPYLLHYNFPPFSVGEIRKFLGQSRREVGHGNLAWRALHSVLPSWEDFPYTIRVVSEVLESNGSSSMATVCGGCVALEAAGVPIKKPVAGIAMGLIKEGSDIAILSDILGDEDHLGDMDFKVTGTADGISACQMDIKIKGISLELMKTAIQQARNGIQFILGKMAEAMPEPRKEISEYAPRIEFIKVDPDKIGLIIGPGGKTIRDIIARSEASIDIEDDGTICISSSNSAKVQAAVDIIRGMVEMPEVGKVYHGKVKKITDFGAFVEILPGREGLLHISEIEHHRIRKVSDHLNVGDEVDVKLVNVDPMGKLDLSRRALLPVPEGMEEQPPRGPRPERSSSSHHGKREEGGEHGGRRPHKPSKVDD
- a CDS encoding pitrilysin family protein, translating into MTTSPFYQKTVLPNGLRVVTEKIPGVRSASLGIWVSVGSRHETPAENGISHFIEHMAFKGTETRSALDIARTVEQGGGYINAFTSKELTCFHVHVLDERLPSALDILADILRDSVCDPAEMEKEKQVILDEIRDHEDMPDDVAHERFVKALFNPHPLAQPILGPPENIRGFSRDDVLKFVSQHYLPDRMVVAAAGHVNHAAIVKRVAQALDLSGKSKIRRDPASTNHHNHIERISRPIQQAHMVIGTSGLPYNHPDRLTLSIMNTILGGGMSSRLFQNIREKHGIAYSIYCFTEMFADSGLWGVYLATDPERVERAREMVIAELKDLASKPLPKEEIDGVKTGLKGNIMLGLESVSSRMMRLGRMEVYLGRYQTLQDVSQQIDAVTPKRVYDLVNRLIDEDNLITTIVQPEQTKKTKSKAKAKPKAAVLPKVKVAAVKVAALAGKNGDSNGKNGKKK